In Solidesulfovibrio carbinoliphilus subsp. oakridgensis, the sequence GGCCTCGTGGCCGTTGGCCGCGCTCATGGCGGCGTGGCCAAGCGTCAGGAGCAGGTGGGTGGTGGCGACCACGCACAGGGGCTCGTCCTCGACCACCAGCACCCGCAGACGGTTCCCCGCCGGCGCCGCCAGGTGGAGCGGCAGGGGCGTCTCCCGGGCCGGGCCGGCCGGCGCCCTGCCCGCGGCCGGGGCCAGGGGAAGGTCGCAGGTCACGGTGGTGCCCCGGCCAAGCCGGCTCTCCAGACGCACGCTTCCGCCCATGAGCGCGGTCAGCCGCTTGACCAGGGCCAGCCCCAGCCCGGTGCCCGAACGCCGGCGGGTGAAAGACCCGTCCACCTGGGTGAAGGGCTCGAAAATCCTGGCCGCGTGTTCGGGCGCGATGCCGATGCCGGTATCGGAGACCGCGATGCGCAGCCACCGCCCCTCCCCCTCCTTCCCGGCCGGGACGATGGCCGTGACGGCCACGGCCCCGCGCTCCGTGAACTTGACGGCGTTCGAGACCAGACACGACACCACCTGCCGCACCCGGGTGGCGTCGCCACGGACCGCGGCCGCCACGTCCTCCCCGGCCGCCAGCGAAAGTCCGATGCCCGCAGCCCGGGCCTGGTCGGAGAACGCCTCGATGATGCCCCGCAGGACGGTCAGCGGACTGTAGGTGACCGGACGCGGCCCGATGTCGCCCCGGGTGGCCCGGGAAAAATCCAGGATGCCGTTTATGATGCCAAGGAGCCCCCGGCCGGCGGCCAGGGCCGTGGCCGCGTAATCGGCCTGCTCCGGATCGAGGGCCGTGGACTCCAGGAGCTGGAGCATGCCGAGCACGCCGTTTAAGGGCGTTCGGACCTCGTGGCTCATGTTGGCCAGGAATTCCGATTTGGCCAGGTCGGCCCGTTCGGCCGCCTCCTTGGCCGCGACCAGGGCCGTGACCATCTCCCGGGCCTCGCCGTCGTCCTCGAAAAGAACCAGGTAGCGCCCCGCCTCCGCGCCGGCGAGCGGGCTCATCCGGACATCGGCCGGAAACCAGTCGCCGTCAACCCCGCGAAAAAGCCATTCGAGGGACGCGCCGTCCGCGGGAACGTCCGGCCCTGGCGCATCGGGAGCGTCCGGGTCGGACGGGTGGGCCGGGTCCGGCAGGAGGCTTCCCCCCCGGGTGCGCGGGGCGGCGATGTCGCCAAGGACCAGGCCGGCAGGCAGGTCGGCGGCCAGGCCGAGCAGGGACCGGGTGCGGGGATTGGCTTCGAGCACGCGGCCGTCCCGGTCGCAGACCAGGAGGCAGACCGGGCCGAACGCCGCCAGGAGCCGGCAGCGCCGCTGGCTGGCGGCCAGTTCGGCCCGGGCCGTTGCCAAGGCCGGGGCCAGTCCCCCGTCGGCCCGGACGGCGGTGTCGGCGGCGACGGTGTCCGGGCCGCCATCACCGGGCCGCTGCGGGTTCCGATTTCCCCTGGTCGCGTCGCACTGGTCGGGCATCGCCTGTCCTGTCGCCTGGCCCGGTCCCACCGATCCGCGCCGTGTATGATAAGGTGCCGCATTGTATGCTGAAAGACGGGCGCGAAGCAAGCATGCCCCGGTTGCCGCAAAAACCGCCTCCTCCGGGCGCACCAGGCGGCGACGGCGGGAACGGCGCTTAAGCCCCGGGGCCGCGCCGTTTTTTCGCCGCGAGCCGGGCCTTGGGGGAAAACCGCCAGCGCAGCCGGTCGAGGTACAGATAGATCACGGGCGTGGTGTAGAGGGTCATGGCCTGGCTGACGAGGAGCCCACCGGCAATGGCGATGCCGAGCGGCCGGCGCAGCTCCGCCCCGGCCCCGTGGCCCAGGGCCAGGGGCAATGCCCCCAGGAAGGCGGCCAGGGTGGTCATCATGATCGGCCGAAACCGCTTGAGGCAGGCCTGGTAAATGGCCTCGCGCGGCGAGAGTCCCTCCTCCCGCTCGGCCACCAGGGCGAAGTCCACCATCATGATGCCGTTTTTCTTGACGATGCCAATGAGGAGAATGATCCCGATGATGGCGATGATGGACAGATCGAGCCCGAAGGCCATGAGCGCGGCCACGGCCCCAAGGCCGGCCGAGGGCAGGGTCGACAGGATGGTCAGGGGGTGGACGGTGCTTTCATAGAGGACGCCGAGCACGATGTAGACCGTGATGAGCGCGGCCAGGAGCAGCAGCGGCTGGCTTTTGAGCGAGCTGGCAAAGGCCTGGGCCGTGCCGGCGAACGAGCCGCGCACCGACAGCGGCAGCCCGAGCTCCCGGCTGGAGGCCTCGATGGCGGCCGCGGCCTGGGACAGGGCCACGCCGGGCGCCAGGTTAAACGAGATGGTCGCGGCCGGGAATTGCCCCTGGTGGTTGACCGACAAGGCGGCCTCGCTCCGGCGGATGGTCGCCACCGAGGCCAGGGGGATCTGCCTGCCGCCCGCGCCGGGCACGTAGATCTCCTTGAGCCCCTCCGGGCTCTGCCAGACCCGGGGCTCGACCTCGAGGACCACGTGGTACTGGTTCTGGTCGGTATAGGACACGCCGACCAGGCTCTGGCCGAAGGCGTCGTAGAGGGCGTCGTCCACGGCCCCGGTGGTGACGCCAAGGCGCGAGGCCGCGTCCCGGTCGATGTCGATGAACGTCATGAGCCCGTTGTCCTGCTGGTCGGCGCTGACGTCGGTCAGTTCCTTGAGGCCCCGCATCCGGGCCTCGACCTTGGGGGTCCAGGCCATGAGGTCGGGATAGCTGTCGGACAGGAGCGTATACTGGTAGAGGGCCTTGCCCGACCGGCCGCCCATGCGCAGCTCCTGGGCCGGCATGAGAAAGGCGGGGGCCCCGGGAATGGCGCCGAGCGCCTTTCGCAGCCGGCCCATGGTCACGGCCAGGGGCGGACGCTCCCCCGAGGGCTTAAGCGTGATGAACATCTGGGCCGCATTGGTGCCGCCCCCGCCCGGGCCTCCGCCGCCGCCGGTAAATCCGGTCACGGACACCACGTCCGGGTCGGCGCTGATGACCTTGACCACGGCGGCAAGCTTCTTTTCCATGGCCTGAAACGAGCTGTCCGGCGCGGCCTGGATGAATCCCATGACCCGGCCGGTGTCCTGTTCCGGGAAAAAGCCCTTGGGGATGGCGATATAGAGCCAGACCGCCCCGGCCAGGGCGGCCACGGTGGCCGCCAGCATGAGGCGCGGATGGGACAGGGAGAAGGTGAGGCTTTTCGCGTAGGCGCCAAGGAGCCGGCCAAAGGCCCGGGCGGTCCAGCCGAACCGCTTCTCGTGCCGGGGCTGGCGGTGGGGGCGCAGCAGCACGGCGCACAGCATCGGCGTCGAGGTCAGGGACAACAGGAGCGAGATGAGGATGGCGACGGACAAGACCACCGCGAACTCGCGGAAAAGCCGCCCCACCATGCCGCCCATGAAAAGAATGGGGATGAAAACGGCCACCAGCGACACGCTCATGGAGACCACGGTGAAGGCCACTTCCCGGGACCCCAGAAACGAGGCCTCGCGCGGGGACAGGCCGTCCTCCACATGGCGCGAGATATTTTCGAGGACCACGATGGCGTCGTCCACCACGAAGCCCGTGGCGATGGTCAGCGCCATGAGCGACAGGTTGTCGAGCGAATAATCGAGCAGGTACATGGCCGCGAAGGTGCCGACCAGGGAGGCGACGGTGGCCACGGCCGGAATGACCGTGGCCCGCAAGCTCCCCAGGAAGGCGAAGACCACCAGGATGACCAGCCCGCACGAGAGGATCAGCGTGCGCTCCACCTCGGCCAGGGAGGCCCGGATGGGCGGCGAACGGTCCATCTCGACCGACACCCCGACAGCGGCCGGCAGGGCGGTGGACAGCTGGGGCAAGAGCGCCCTCACGTTGTCCACGGTCTCGATGATGTTGGCCCCGGGCTGGCGAAAAACGATGATCATGACCGCCGGCCGGCCGCCCACGAGACCGGCCGTGCGCACGTCCTCGACGGACGGGGTGATGGTGGCCACGTCGGAAAGCCGGACCGCGGCCCCGTTTTTGTACGACAGGATGAGCGGCTCGTACTCCCAGGCCTCGTGCAGCTGGTCGTTGGTCTCGACCTCGAAGGACACGTCCCCGGCCTCGACCCGGCCCTTGGGCCGGTTGACCGTGGTCTTGGCCAGCATGCCGCGCACGTCGGAGAGGCTCAGGCCCTTTTGGGCCAGGGAGGTCGGATTGACGTTGACGCGCACGGCCGGCAAGGCCCCGCCGCCGACGAACACCTGGCCCACGCCGTCGACCTGGGACAGCTTCTGCTGCAGGACGGTCGCGGCCACGTCGTACATCTTGGCCCGGGACACGGTGTCCGAGGTCAGGGCCAGGACCATGATCGGCGCGTCGGCCGGGTTCATCTTCCGGTAGGTCGGGTTCTGGCGCAGGGTCGGGGGCAGGTAGCCCCGGGCCGCGTTGATGGCCGACTGGACGTCCCTTGCCGCGCCGTTGATGTCGCGGGTCAGATCGAACTGGAGGTTGATGCGGGTCGAACCCCGGGAGCTCGACGAAGTCATCTCCGTCACCCCGGCGATGCGGGCGAACTGGCGCTCCAAGGGCGCGGCCACCGAGGTGGCCATGGTCTGGGGCTCGGCCCCGGGCAGCTGGGCCTGGACCGAGATGGTCGGGAAATCCACCTGGGGCAGGGCCGCGGCCGGCAGGAGCTTGAAGGCGATGGCCCCGGCCAGAATGAGGGCCAGGGTCAGGAGCGTGGTCCCGACCGGCCGGCGGATGCAGAGCTCGGGCAGGCTCTTCATGGCCGGTCCCCGGGCTCCGTCAACGGGAGGGCCTCGCCGGAAGCGGCCGGCCCCACGGGCGCGGCCGCATTCTTGCGTCCGGCCAGACGTTCGAAAAAGAGGTAGATGACCGGGGTGGTGTAGAGGGTCAGCACCTGGCTGACGATCAGCCCGCCGACAATGACGATGCCAAGGGGCCGGCGCAGCTCGGACCCGACCCCCGTGCCAAGGGCCAGGGGCAGGGCCCCGAGCAGGGCGGCGAAGGTGGTCATCATGATCGGCCGGAACCGCAGCAGGCAGGCCTCGTAGATGGCGTCGCGCGGGGACTTGCCCTGCTCGCGCTCGGCGGAAAGGGCGAAGTCCACCATCATGATGCCGTTTTTCTTGACGATGCCGATAAGGAGAATGATGCCGATGACGGCCATGACGCCCAGGTCCTCGTGGAAAAGGAGCAGGGCCCACAGGCCGCCGATGCCGGCCGAGGGCAGGGTCGAAAGGATGGTCACCGGGTGGATGAAGCTCTCGTACATGACGCCAAGGACGATGTAGACCGTGACCAGGGCGGCGAGGATGAGAAGCGGCTCGTTTCGCAGCGAATCCATGAAGGCCCGGGCCGCGCCCTGAAAGGAGCCCACAATGCTTTCGGGCAGCTTGAGTTCGGCCTTGACCGCGTCCACCGCGACCACGGCGTCGCCAAGGGAATGGCCCGGGGCCACGTCAAAGGAGATGGTGGCGGCCGGGAACTGGCCCTGGCGGTTGATGACCAGCGGGCCTGTCCCCTCGCGGATGGTGGCCACGGCCGAGAGCGGCACCTGGCCGTCGCCGGCGCCGGGCAGGCGGATGCGGCCCAGGGCTTCCGGTCCGGCGGCCATGTCCGGCAGCAGGCCGAGCACCACCCGGTATTGGCTGAGTTCGGTGAACATGGTCGAGATCTGGCGCTGGCCGAAGGCGTCGTAGAGGATGTTGTCCACGTCGGCCGGGGTCACGCCGTAGCGGGCGGCGGCCACCCGGTCGATGTCGACATTGAGGCGAAGCCCCCCTTCGACCAGATCCGAGGCCACGTTGCGCACTTCGGGCCGGTCGGACAGGGCGTGGACGAACCGGCGGGTCCACTGGGACAGCTCGGCCGCGCTCGGGGTGTCGAGGGTATACTGGTACTGGGCCCGGCTGGACCGGGCGTCCACGGACAGGTCCTGCACGGGCTGGAGCGTCAGGCCCAGGCCGGTCACGTTGCGGGCCGCCTCTTCGAGTCGGCGGGCCACGCCGGCCGCGTCGGCGTCGCGCCTGGCCTTGGGGATGAGCGTCACGGCCACCCGGCCCATGTTGAGGCTCATGTTGCTGCCGTCCACCCCGATGTAGGAGGCGACGCTGGCCACGGCCGGGTCCTTTGACAGGACCCCGGCCAGCTCCTGCTGGCGCTCGGCCATGGCGGCGAAGGAGACGGTCGGCGGGGCCTCGGTCACGCCGGAGAGCAGGCCCGTGTCCTGGACCGGGAAAAAGCCCTTGGGCACCACGACGTAAAGGACCACCGAGGCCGCCACCGTGCCGAGGGCCACGAGGAGCGTCAGGCCCTGGTGGCGCAGGACCACGGTCAGCGTCCGGCCGTAGCCGGCCACAGCCCGGTCGAAGACGCCCTGGGTGGCCCGGAAAAACCGGTTGCCCGCGTCCTTGCTCCGGTCCCGCAGGAGCCTTGCGCACATCATGGGGGTGAGCGTCAGCGAAACCGCGGCCGAAAGCAGGATGGCCGCGCCGAGCGTCACGGCGAATTCCCGGAAAAGCCGCCCCACCACGTCGCCCATGAACAGAAGCGGGATGAGGACGGCCACCAGCGAAACGGTGAGCGACAGGATGGTGAACCCGATCTGCCCGGCCCCGGCCAGGGCCGCCTCCATGGGCGTAGCCCCGTCCTCCACGTGGCGGGCCACGTTTTCGATCATGACGATGGCGTCGTCGACCACAAATCCCGTGGAAATGGTGAGCGCCATGAGCGTCAGGTTGTTGATGCCGTAGCCGAGGAGATACATGACGCCGAAAGTGCCGACCAGGGACAGCGGCACGGCCACCCCCGGGATGAGCGTGGCGGGCAGGTCGCGCAAAAAGACGAAGATGACCCCGACGACGAGGACGACGGCCAGCAGGAGCTCCACCTGCACGTCCTCGATGGAGGCCCGGATGGTGACCGTCCGGTCGGCCAGGACCGAGAGGTCGATGGCCGCCGGCAGCGAGGCCCGCAGGCTCGGCAGGATGGCCTTGACCCGGTCCACCACGTCGATGACGTTGGCCCCGGGCTGGCGCTGGATATTGAGCACGATGGCCGGCTTGCCGTTCACCCAGGCGGCCTGGCGCACGTCTTCCGCGCCGTCGGACACGGTGGCCACGTCGGCAAGGCGCACCGGCCGGCCGGCCTTGTAGGACACGATGAGCGGCCTGTATTCGGCGCTGGTCAACAGCTGGTCGTTGGCCCCGAGGATGGAGGACTGCTTCGGCCCGTCGAACCCGCCCTTGGCCTGGTTGACGTTGGCTGCGGCCACGGCCGCGCGCACGTCCTCCAGAGTGATGCCGTAGGCGGCCAGGGCCGTGGGGTTGGCGTCGATGCGAACGGCCGGCCGCTGCCCGCCGGAAACGCTCACGAGCCCAACGCCCGAAAGCTGGGAAATCTTCTGGGCCAGCCGGGTGTCGGCCAGGTCCTGGACCTCGGTCAGGGGCATGGTCTCGGAAATGAGCGCCAACGACAGGATCGGGGCGTCGGCCGGATTGACCTTGCTGTAGACCGGGGGGGCCGGCAGGTCCTCGGGCAGGAGACTAAACGCCGTGTTGATGGCGGCCTGGACCTCCTGCTCGGCCACGTCCAGGGACAGGCTCAGGGCAAACTGCATGGTGATGACCGAGGCGCCGCTGGCGCTGGCCGAAGTCATCTGGGTCAGGCCCGGCA encodes:
- a CDS encoding multidrug efflux RND transporter permease subunit, whose protein sequence is MNLSRPFILRPVATTLIMVAVILAGAVAYFQLPVSALPQVDYPTIQVRTLYPGASPDVMASAVTAPLERQFGQMPGLTQMTSASASGASVITMQFALSLSLDVAEQEVQAAINTAFSLLPEDLPAPPVYSKVNPADAPILSLALISETMPLTEVQDLADTRLAQKISQLSGVGLVSVSGGQRPAVRIDANPTALAAYGITLEDVRAAVAAANVNQAKGGFDGPKQSSILGANDQLLTSAEYRPLIVSYKAGRPVRLADVATVSDGAEDVRQAAWVNGKPAIVLNIQRQPGANVIDVVDRVKAILPSLRASLPAAIDLSVLADRTVTIRASIEDVQVELLLAVVLVVGVIFVFLRDLPATLIPGVAVPLSLVGTFGVMYLLGYGINNLTLMALTISTGFVVDDAIVMIENVARHVEDGATPMEAALAGAGQIGFTILSLTVSLVAVLIPLLFMGDVVGRLFREFAVTLGAAILLSAAVSLTLTPMMCARLLRDRSKDAGNRFFRATQGVFDRAVAGYGRTLTVVLRHQGLTLLVALGTVAASVVLYVVVPKGFFPVQDTGLLSGVTEAPPTVSFAAMAERQQELAGVLSKDPAVASVASYIGVDGSNMSLNMGRVAVTLIPKARRDADAAGVARRLEEAARNVTGLGLTLQPVQDLSVDARSSRAQYQYTLDTPSAAELSQWTRRFVHALSDRPEVRNVASDLVEGGLRLNVDIDRVAAARYGVTPADVDNILYDAFGQRQISTMFTELSQYRVVLGLLPDMAAGPEALGRIRLPGAGDGQVPLSAVATIREGTGPLVINRQGQFPAATISFDVAPGHSLGDAVVAVDAVKAELKLPESIVGSFQGAARAFMDSLRNEPLLILAALVTVYIVLGVMYESFIHPVTILSTLPSAGIGGLWALLLFHEDLGVMAVIGIILLIGIVKKNGIMMVDFALSAEREQGKSPRDAIYEACLLRFRPIMMTTFAALLGALPLALGTGVGSELRRPLGIVIVGGLIVSQVLTLYTTPVIYLFFERLAGRKNAAAPVGPAASGEALPLTEPGDRP
- a CDS encoding PAS domain-containing hybrid sensor histidine kinase/response regulator, whose amino-acid sequence is MPDQCDATRGNRNPQRPGDGGPDTVAADTAVRADGGLAPALATARAELAASQRRCRLLAAFGPVCLLVCDRDGRVLEANPRTRSLLGLAADLPAGLVLGDIAAPRTRGGSLLPDPAHPSDPDAPDAPGPDVPADGASLEWLFRGVDGDWFPADVRMSPLAGAEAGRYLVLFEDDGEAREMVTALVAAKEAAERADLAKSEFLANMSHEVRTPLNGVLGMLQLLESTALDPEQADYAATALAAGRGLLGIINGILDFSRATRGDIGPRPVTYSPLTVLRGIIEAFSDQARAAGIGLSLAAGEDVAAAVRGDATRVRQVVSCLVSNAVKFTERGAVAVTAIVPAGKEGEGRWLRIAVSDTGIGIAPEHAARIFEPFTQVDGSFTRRRSGTGLGLALVKRLTALMGGSVRLESRLGRGTTVTCDLPLAPAAGRAPAGPARETPLPLHLAAPAGNRLRVLVVEDEPLCVVATTHLLLTLGHAAMSAANGHEALELLRRQPFDAVLMDICMDGMDGLTATRRIRALPEPVGRIPVIAMTALPLSGDRAAFAAAGMDHWLAKPLDEDELARALARLPAREA
- a CDS encoding efflux RND transporter permease subunit; amino-acid sequence: MKSLPELCIRRPVGTTLLTLALILAGAIAFKLLPAAALPQVDFPTISVQAQLPGAEPQTMATSVAAPLERQFARIAGVTEMTSSSSRGSTRINLQFDLTRDINGAARDVQSAINAARGYLPPTLRQNPTYRKMNPADAPIMVLALTSDTVSRAKMYDVAATVLQQKLSQVDGVGQVFVGGGALPAVRVNVNPTSLAQKGLSLSDVRGMLAKTTVNRPKGRVEAGDVSFEVETNDQLHEAWEYEPLILSYKNGAAVRLSDVATITPSVEDVRTAGLVGGRPAVMIIVFRQPGANIIETVDNVRALLPQLSTALPAAVGVSVEMDRSPPIRASLAEVERTLILSCGLVILVVFAFLGSLRATVIPAVATVASLVGTFAAMYLLDYSLDNLSLMALTIATGFVVDDAIVVLENISRHVEDGLSPREASFLGSREVAFTVVSMSVSLVAVFIPILFMGGMVGRLFREFAVVLSVAILISLLLSLTSTPMLCAVLLRPHRQPRHEKRFGWTARAFGRLLGAYAKSLTFSLSHPRLMLAATVAALAGAVWLYIAIPKGFFPEQDTGRVMGFIQAAPDSSFQAMEKKLAAVVKVISADPDVVSVTGFTGGGGGPGGGGTNAAQMFITLKPSGERPPLAVTMGRLRKALGAIPGAPAFLMPAQELRMGGRSGKALYQYTLLSDSYPDLMAWTPKVEARMRGLKELTDVSADQQDNGLMTFIDIDRDAASRLGVTTGAVDDALYDAFGQSLVGVSYTDQNQYHVVLEVEPRVWQSPEGLKEIYVPGAGGRQIPLASVATIRRSEAALSVNHQGQFPAATISFNLAPGVALSQAAAAIEASSRELGLPLSVRGSFAGTAQAFASSLKSQPLLLLAALITVYIVLGVLYESTVHPLTILSTLPSAGLGAVAALMAFGLDLSIIAIIGIILLIGIVKKNGIMMVDFALVAEREEGLSPREAIYQACLKRFRPIMMTTLAAFLGALPLALGHGAGAELRRPLGIAIAGGLLVSQAMTLYTTPVIYLYLDRLRWRFSPKARLAAKKRRGPGA